The following are encoded together in the Capsulimonas corticalis genome:
- a CDS encoding ferritin-like domain-containing protein gives MDFHEIVNNPVNRRTFLTRMAAAGLGVAAMGLMPEAAHASGRPVLTLVNVPENSHFPGIPGKNLRNKTLNYALTLEILEADIYRQGLNLAAGKPLDTPLPDDVSGYALSIPAGQVAHPALGFQLLQQFAPVEAAHRDYLHAAIQSLGDTPVSPNPGGYKAPFGGDLASVLAVIRTLEETGVRAYLGAAQFIGDKTLTQAGASIYSTEARHSAAINYALGLEAGPAKQRLDSQAVIHQNGDNNFEYWLTPEQVIAKAKPFFA, from the coding sequence ATGGACTTTCATGAAATCGTAAACAACCCGGTGAACCGTCGAACCTTTTTGACCCGAATGGCCGCCGCAGGACTGGGTGTGGCCGCCATGGGACTGATGCCGGAGGCCGCGCACGCTTCGGGCCGCCCGGTGCTGACATTGGTCAACGTTCCCGAGAACTCGCACTTTCCCGGCATCCCGGGCAAGAACCTGCGCAACAAGACACTGAACTATGCGCTGACGCTGGAAATCCTGGAGGCGGATATCTACCGGCAAGGACTGAACCTCGCCGCCGGAAAACCGCTGGACACGCCGCTGCCCGATGATGTTTCCGGCTACGCGCTGTCGATTCCCGCCGGACAGGTCGCGCATCCCGCGCTCGGATTTCAGCTGCTCCAGCAGTTCGCGCCGGTCGAGGCCGCGCACCGGGACTACCTCCACGCCGCGATCCAGTCGCTGGGCGACACGCCGGTCTCGCCGAACCCTGGCGGCTACAAAGCCCCCTTCGGCGGCGATCTGGCTTCGGTCCTCGCCGTGATCCGCACACTGGAAGAGACGGGCGTTCGCGCCTATCTGGGCGCCGCGCAGTTCATTGGCGACAAAACGCTGACGCAGGCCGGCGCGAGCATCTACTCGACCGAGGCGCGCCATTCGGCGGCGATCAATTACGCCCTGGGACTGGAAGCCGGCCCCGCCAAGCAGCGTCTGGACAGCCAGGCGGTGATTCACCAGAATGGCGATAATAACTTTGAGTATTGGCTGACCCCGGAACAGGTGATCGCCAAGGCGAAGCCGTTCTTTGCATAG
- a CDS encoding ferritin-like domain-containing protein codes for MNHEPIAHTERREFLGSAARTAAIVAGATLLGPSLVRAAAPLQYKDIYRPKILNLPGGLKAGDDIQVLNYALTLEDLESDLYIQAVQRLTMGGTNKLGKQIPGLGVNDMEPDVKYLKIFAEVEAEHRDFLRGSLNSLFHGIAVSPYKYDFGIETKSREEVLDLVLTAEALGTAAYLGAVPYLKTRLFITAAAAIQGTEARHTATLTLVQNQLFGGSKPSSPLASDNHGIDMPMDPDAVLAKVSPYIVR; via the coding sequence ATGAACCACGAACCGATTGCCCATACGGAGCGTCGAGAATTTTTGGGATCGGCCGCGCGGACGGCGGCGATCGTGGCCGGAGCTACGCTGCTCGGCCCAAGCCTCGTCCGCGCCGCAGCGCCGCTGCAATATAAAGACATCTATCGCCCCAAGATTCTCAATTTGCCGGGCGGCCTGAAGGCTGGAGACGACATCCAGGTCCTGAACTACGCCCTGACTCTGGAGGATTTAGAATCGGACCTCTACATCCAGGCCGTGCAGCGCCTGACGATGGGCGGGACCAACAAGCTCGGCAAGCAGATCCCCGGTCTGGGCGTCAATGATATGGAGCCGGACGTCAAGTACTTGAAAATCTTCGCCGAAGTCGAGGCGGAGCATCGCGACTTCCTGCGCGGCTCGCTCAATAGCCTGTTTCACGGGATCGCCGTGAGTCCTTACAAATACGATTTCGGCATCGAGACTAAGTCGCGAGAGGAAGTGCTGGATCTGGTGCTGACGGCGGAAGCGCTCGGAACGGCGGCTTATCTGGGCGCGGTCCCGTACCTGAAGACACGCCTCTTCATCACGGCGGCGGCGGCGATCCAGGGCACGGAAGCGCGCCACACGGCGACGCTGACTCTGGTGCAAAACCAGCTGTTCGGCGGCTCCAAACCCAGCTCGCCCCTCGCTTCGGACAACCATGGGATCGATATGCCGATGGATCCGGACGCCGTGCTGGCGAAGGTCTCGCCATATATCGTCCGATAA